The Desulfatibacillum aliphaticivorans DSM 15576 genome includes a window with the following:
- a CDS encoding DUF3592 domain-containing protein: MTVDGKTGITQRLFMSLFGLVFMAAGGFFAYMILTDVWDNYQTRSWAKTPCVIMESQVDVVNDGYRFRVGYQYSFNGRERTSHKLNLKDDNVFSKVGEADAKARQYALGGEAYCYVNPKMPGQSILEFSSLAMGFAVFLPMIFIVIGAAVFIGGWTSSSKPERQVRSKADGGSSWKGRLGGAAFFSIFFLAGSLIGYFFFLSPWINSLTSGDWQRTDCTILSSRVQTHDGDDGDTYSVDILYSYKANGRAYRSSQYSFMTGSSSGYSGKKEIVRRYPAGSQAVCYVNPDDPSEAVLNKSLGGMAWFAILPLIFMIVGGVGILYSLFGAKDKRPSYTRSRKRPQTAGFSESFKGENAGVTGGGMTILKPKYSPWFKVFGSLFAAVFWNGIVGIAVFQCVKGWMTGNGSIGFTIFISIFVLIGIAIIFGFFHAVLAAFNPKLTITLFSDFICIGDEVSFNWEFKGSANRISRFTLTLTGTEAASYRRGTDTITDTHNFYQVEITEQTNSAFMQRGQGRIAIPGESMHTFKSSNNEIMWVLKAHCDIPKWPDTKNDYTISIHPLQEGRF; the protein is encoded by the coding sequence ATGACTGTTGACGGAAAAACCGGCATCACTCAACGCTTGTTCATGAGCCTGTTCGGACTGGTTTTCATGGCGGCAGGAGGCTTTTTCGCCTACATGATCCTCACGGACGTCTGGGACAATTACCAGACCCGAAGCTGGGCAAAAACTCCCTGTGTGATCATGGAAAGCCAGGTGGACGTGGTTAATGACGGCTACCGGTTTCGGGTGGGCTACCAATACAGTTTCAACGGCAGGGAACGGACTTCGCACAAGCTGAACCTGAAAGACGACAATGTGTTTTCCAAGGTGGGCGAGGCGGACGCCAAAGCCAGGCAATACGCCCTTGGCGGGGAGGCCTATTGCTACGTCAATCCCAAAATGCCGGGCCAGTCCATTTTGGAGTTCTCCAGCCTGGCCATGGGTTTTGCCGTATTCTTACCCATGATATTCATCGTCATTGGGGCAGCCGTATTCATTGGCGGATGGACGAGTTCCTCCAAGCCAGAGCGGCAGGTGCGCTCCAAGGCGGACGGGGGCTCCTCCTGGAAAGGCCGCCTTGGAGGGGCTGCTTTTTTCAGCATCTTCTTTCTGGCGGGTAGCCTGATAGGCTATTTTTTCTTTTTATCTCCCTGGATAAACTCCCTCACCTCCGGCGATTGGCAACGAACCGATTGCACCATCCTGTCCAGCCGGGTGCAAACCCATGACGGCGACGACGGCGACACCTACAGCGTGGACATCCTGTATTCCTACAAAGCAAACGGCCGGGCCTATCGCTCCAGCCAATACAGCTTCATGACCGGGTCTTCCAGCGGGTATTCGGGCAAAAAGGAAATTGTCAGACGCTACCCGGCGGGATCCCAGGCCGTATGCTACGTCAACCCGGACGATCCTTCCGAAGCCGTGCTGAACAAGTCCCTGGGGGGCATGGCCTGGTTTGCCATTCTTCCGCTTATTTTTATGATTGTGGGCGGCGTCGGGATTCTATACTCCCTGTTCGGAGCGAAGGATAAGCGGCCCTCGTATACCCGAAGCCGAAAGCGCCCCCAAACAGCCGGTTTTTCAGAGTCTTTCAAGGGCGAGAACGCTGGTGTAACCGGCGGCGGGATGACCATCCTGAAACCCAAGTATTCGCCCTGGTTCAAAGTTTTCGGGTCGCTTTTCGCCGCCGTCTTCTGGAACGGCATTGTCGGGATCGCCGTATTTCAATGCGTCAAAGGCTGGATGACCGGGAACGGATCCATAGGGTTCACGATTTTCATATCGATTTTCGTCCTCATAGGGATCGCCATTATCTTCGGTTTTTTTCACGCCGTTCTGGCCGCGTTTAATCCCAAGCTGACAATCACCCTGTTTTCCGACTTTATCTGCATAGGGGACGAGGTGTCCTTCAATTGGGAGTTCAAAGGCAGCGCAAACAGAATCAGCCGGTTCACGTTGACGCTGACCGGGACGGAAGCCGCCTCGTACAGGCGGGGTACGGACACCATAACCGACACCCATAATTTTTATCAGGTGGAAATTACGGAGCAGACCAACTCCGCTTTTATGCAAAGGGGGCAGGGGCGCATTGCAATTCCCGGTGAATCCATGCACACCTTCAAAAGCAGCAACAACGAAATCATGTGGGTGCTGAAGGCCCATTGCGACATCCCCAAATGGCCTGACACCAAAAACGATTACACAATAAGCATCCATCCCCTGCAGGAGGGGCGTTTTTAA
- a CDS encoding DUF3592 domain-containing protein, producing MAGDKPKSAKASLWVRAAHVFGGLVLIALAFGWWWGIQMAQADSAGLPFWTKTPCRVVQSSGRAVPKGYKFLVQYEYEVNGEAFTSKRHRLNPIVFYSAQEAMELAREFPAGADSFCYVDPSNPSKAVLETDKYSFWFLYPICLAFLFAAASGFRKAWLGLPLEYRIGDYALLERLAIACLMAALLAGGLAYGRIPALWSAYANRPSESWEKTECTVALSRVLTKHSGRRDLFKTDVLYSYCYKGKQYWSNAYKYDQKSSIESGSQEAIIAKYPRGARTVCFVNPRKPGLAVLKTGYSPDMSRALSSLLIIIPGLCGILLAFWPGIGISDWIVNFPDSKRKKTHRPKSKSMLIKPVILRTRESSLQNRRKNRNERKPNRHAAGFDGNRIQPGIDCLVLRTRTSGVGQSLGALLLNLAMTAAAFFIITDPPGAEAVLLFLIYAPVGLTVLFKSRPFFLAAFNPRVTATIHASSLHLGDNVKLTWEAKGNLGKAQGLAFILAGEEKVIYKLGKRNLSGRHVFYTEEQFRTSAHSLMRNGEAILNIPLETMHSLEAGTSSPGEKKKYFVNWKLRVHLAMEGRNNTRNEYPLDILPLKAPDPRRKERSLD from the coding sequence ATGGCCGGGGATAAACCAAAATCAGCAAAGGCTTCCCTTTGGGTAAGAGCCGCGCACGTTTTTGGAGGACTGGTTCTTATTGCACTGGCCTTTGGCTGGTGGTGGGGCATCCAAATGGCCCAGGCGGATAGCGCGGGACTGCCGTTCTGGACCAAAACGCCCTGCCGCGTCGTCCAAAGCTCCGGGCGCGCGGTTCCCAAAGGCTATAAGTTTTTGGTGCAATACGAATATGAGGTGAACGGAGAAGCCTTCACTTCCAAGCGGCATCGCTTAAACCCGATTGTTTTTTATTCCGCCCAAGAAGCCATGGAACTGGCGAGAGAATTTCCGGCGGGAGCGGATTCCTTTTGCTACGTAGATCCGAGCAATCCAAGCAAGGCGGTTCTTGAAACCGATAAATACAGCTTTTGGTTTTTATACCCGATTTGCCTGGCCTTTCTATTCGCCGCGGCGTCCGGCTTTCGAAAAGCCTGGCTGGGGCTTCCGCTGGAGTATCGAATAGGCGACTACGCATTGCTTGAGCGCCTGGCCATCGCCTGTCTGATGGCGGCGCTCCTGGCAGGCGGACTCGCCTACGGGCGAATTCCGGCCTTGTGGTCCGCCTATGCAAACAGGCCTTCGGAAAGCTGGGAAAAGACGGAGTGCACGGTCGCCCTGAGCAGGGTTCTGACCAAACACTCGGGGCGCCGGGATCTGTTCAAAACGGACGTCCTGTATTCGTATTGCTATAAAGGAAAGCAATACTGGTCCAATGCATATAAATATGATCAAAAGTCTTCCATTGAGAGCGGCTCCCAGGAGGCGATAATCGCCAAATACCCCAGGGGCGCCAGGACCGTATGCTTCGTCAATCCCAGAAAGCCGGGCCTGGCCGTTCTGAAAACGGGTTACAGCCCGGATATGAGCAGGGCGCTTTCTTCTCTTTTGATCATTATTCCGGGCCTGTGCGGAATCCTTCTGGCGTTTTGGCCGGGGATCGGAATCAGCGACTGGATTGTCAACTTTCCGGATAGCAAAAGAAAGAAAACCCATCGGCCTAAAAGCAAGTCCATGCTCATTAAGCCCGTCATTCTCCGGACTCGGGAATCCAGCTTGCAAAACCGGCGTAAGAACAGAAACGAAAGAAAACCTAACAGGCATGCCGCCGGGTTTGATGGTAACCGCATTCAACCGGGCATCGATTGCTTGGTTTTGCGAACCAGGACAAGCGGCGTGGGGCAAAGCCTTGGCGCTTTGTTGCTGAACCTGGCGATGACGGCGGCGGCTTTTTTTATAATAACCGACCCGCCAGGGGCGGAAGCGGTATTATTATTTTTGATTTATGCGCCCGTAGGCCTGACCGTCCTCTTTAAGTCCAGGCCGTTTTTCCTCGCCGCATTCAACCCGCGCGTCACAGCGACAATCCACGCCTCCTCCCTGCATTTGGGGGATAACGTCAAGCTCACCTGGGAAGCCAAAGGGAATTTAGGCAAGGCCCAAGGGCTGGCCTTTATTCTGGCCGGAGAGGAAAAGGTCATTTATAAGCTGGGAAAGAGAAATCTGTCCGGCAGGCATGTGTTTTATACAGAGGAGCAATTCAGGACCAGCGCCCATTCCCTCATGCGAAACGGCGAAGCGATCCTGAACATTCCCCTGGAAACCATGCACTCCCTGGAAGCCGGAACTTCGTCCCCCGGGGAGAAGAAAAAATATTTCGTCAACTGGAAGCTGCGTGTGCACCTTGCCATGGAAGGCCGCAACAATACGCGCAATGAATACCCGCTGGATATTCTTCCGTTAAAAGCGCCGGATCCAAGAAGGAAAGAGCGAAGTCTTGACTAA
- a CDS encoding DUF3592 domain-containing protein, protein MAGADNKDWKPPRLKQVGYTAAGLFLILAAVAQICGLFLVQSWRQPQLNWVKTPCRIEESRVRPLRTGYEYVVAYAYRYNAVDYQSYKYHFKSQVFNQWAEAGALAEKYKPGQDAVCYVDAANPERAVLDNGWSPWPFLFFFLPLGCAIFGLHTIQSAWFGGLASPSPIKRYHSPMYSWGLACLSLFAIASGLALGQYINFKPMAGYATCWFWQETACTIERSLVQTEFDGGKKRYWVDVLYVYSFNDEEHRSNAYNFGSEPTKGYSAKKEIIEAYPKGSGAKCFVNPLKPSQSVLKRELGFSPILLLAPLLPLGAGVYGLWLASGGKRRRRRLNRNVWKDGGSFSSESGKQVFKPKLKRRIVTAAVFLFLLCWIGYFLFCFYDVLAGGDDWDDFSLYVIMIFLGLLYIAPHAREVLSWFSPWVEVTLHSGRLSLGDDVKLTWQIHGDRNKIESFAIVLAGLESVRQQGKKNSEEKSHLFFQKELVSRLGPALSSKGEILLNLPRETMHSLEAEVESFFVLNTKYSITWLLVVLCKGKGRPNPIREYPLKIHPIKGL, encoded by the coding sequence ATGGCAGGAGCAGACAACAAAGATTGGAAGCCGCCCCGGCTCAAGCAAGTCGGATACACAGCCGCCGGTTTGTTTTTGATCCTTGCGGCCGTCGCCCAGATTTGTGGATTATTTTTGGTGCAATCCTGGCGGCAGCCTCAGTTGAACTGGGTCAAGACTCCTTGCCGGATAGAGGAAAGCCGCGTCAGGCCCTTGCGGACGGGCTATGAATATGTCGTCGCATATGCATATCGTTATAATGCAGTGGACTATCAATCTTATAAATATCATTTTAAAAGCCAGGTTTTTAACCAATGGGCCGAGGCCGGCGCTTTGGCCGAAAAGTACAAGCCGGGCCAGGACGCGGTTTGCTATGTGGACGCCGCAAACCCGGAGCGAGCGGTGTTGGACAACGGTTGGAGCCCGTGGCCTTTCCTTTTCTTTTTTTTGCCGCTGGGCTGCGCCATTTTTGGCTTGCATACCATTCAAAGCGCCTGGTTCGGAGGCCTTGCTTCTCCGTCTCCCATAAAAAGATACCACTCGCCTATGTATTCCTGGGGCTTGGCTTGCTTATCCCTATTCGCCATTGCGTCGGGCCTTGCTTTGGGGCAGTACATAAATTTCAAGCCAATGGCAGGGTATGCAACCTGTTGGTTCTGGCAGGAAACGGCTTGCACGATTGAGCGGTCTTTGGTTCAAACGGAATTTGACGGCGGCAAGAAAAGGTATTGGGTGGATGTTTTGTATGTCTACTCCTTCAATGACGAGGAACACCGGTCGAATGCATACAACTTTGGCAGCGAGCCCACCAAAGGCTATTCCGCAAAAAAAGAAATTATAGAAGCCTATCCCAAAGGGTCTGGAGCAAAATGCTTTGTCAACCCGCTCAAGCCCAGCCAGTCGGTATTGAAAAGGGAGCTTGGGTTTAGCCCTATTTTATTACTTGCACCTCTTCTGCCCTTAGGCGCCGGAGTCTACGGCTTATGGCTGGCCTCTGGCGGGAAAAGACGGCGGAGGAGGCTGAATAGGAACGTTTGGAAGGACGGCGGCTCATTTTCATCCGAGTCGGGAAAGCAGGTTTTTAAGCCCAAACTGAAAAGGCGCATTGTGACGGCCGCCGTCTTCCTGTTTTTGCTGTGCTGGATTGGATATTTTTTGTTCTGCTTCTATGATGTGCTGGCCGGAGGAGATGACTGGGATGATTTTTCCCTCTATGTTATCATGATTTTTTTGGGCTTGTTATATATTGCGCCCCACGCACGTGAGGTTTTAAGCTGGTTCAGCCCCTGGGTTGAGGTAACGCTTCATTCCGGCCGCCTCAGCCTGGGCGACGATGTAAAGCTCACTTGGCAGATACATGGAGATCGGAACAAAATCGAATCTTTTGCAATTGTTTTGGCAGGGTTAGAAAGCGTTCGGCAACAGGGAAAGAAGAACTCTGAGGAAAAAAGCCATCTGTTTTTCCAGAAGGAACTCGTCAGCCGTCTCGGGCCTGCTTTATCCTCCAAGGGGGAAATATTGTTAAACCTTCCGCGTGAAACCATGCATTCTCTGGAAGCTGAGGTGGAGAGCTTTTTCGTCCTCAATACAAAATACTCCATTACCTGGCTGCTGGTAGTGCTATGCAAGGGCAAAGGCCGCCCGAACCCAATTCGGGAATACCCGTTGAAAATTCATCCCATAAAAGGGTTGTGA
- a CDS encoding GAF domain-containing protein — protein MDKHLVNYDTLIKVTRAISMSKDPEEIAILAVNSIKRALSVKGVTLFLVNRKTQELEVAASTGLSQEYLKKGPVSAIRSIADSLDSGPIAIYNVTDDPRLQYPQEAVKEGIASILSVPIEIHGQTMGALRVYTSEPWEFVMGDVSMVQAVGQMVGMALDMARLTRGYKSSIEVLKTMRDPSRMKPPIMEGFEGLPV, from the coding sequence ATGGACAAACACCTTGTCAATTACGACACTCTCATCAAAGTCACCCGGGCCATTTCCATGAGCAAAGACCCGGAAGAAATCGCCATCCTGGCGGTCAACTCCATCAAGCGGGCCCTGTCAGTCAAGGGCGTCACCCTTTTCCTGGTCAACAGAAAAACCCAGGAGCTTGAAGTCGCCGCATCCACAGGGCTCAGTCAGGAGTATCTGAAAAAAGGCCCCGTCAGCGCCATCCGCTCCATTGCGGACTCCCTGGATTCCGGCCCCATCGCCATTTACAACGTCACCGACGACCCCAGGCTTCAATATCCCCAGGAAGCCGTCAAGGAAGGCATCGCCTCCATTCTTTCCGTGCCTATTGAAATTCACGGCCAGACCATGGGCGCACTGCGCGTGTACACCTCCGAGCCTTGGGAGTTTGTCATGGGCGACGTGAGCATGGTGCAGGCTGTGGGCCAGATGGTGGGCATGGCCCTGGATATGGCCAGGCTCACGCGCGGCTACAAAAGCAGCATCGAAGTCCTTAAAACCATGCGGGATCCTTCCCGAATGAAACCGCCCATCATGGAGGGCTTTGAAGGGCTGCCCGTATGA
- a CDS encoding lysophospholipid acyltransferase family protein, with protein MPLKRDVFRPPLSAETMHLLQTLPRLYFNPLIFGLDNVDPSQPHLFVGNHTIYGVMDAPLYAVALYRETGVFPRGLGDRFHFKIPVWRRFLEKFGVVEGTPENCARLMKAGDDILVYPGGGREVCRRKGEIHNLIWKERYGFARLAIKYGYPILPIASLGPDYAYSIFLDGGDVVKSRPGRLLSKIPGLLDLVREGEAIPPLARGLGLSVLPRPERFYCYFGRPIDTAPYKGCEDDPIVLEEVRETAAGAINEMMASLKKYRQSDPEVGLVRRILNKF; from the coding sequence ATGCCCCTAAAAAGAGATGTATTCAGACCGCCCCTGTCCGCGGAAACCATGCACCTGCTGCAGACCTTGCCCCGGCTTTATTTCAACCCGCTGATTTTCGGGCTTGATAATGTGGACCCTTCCCAGCCGCACTTGTTCGTCGGCAACCACACCATCTACGGAGTCATGGACGCCCCCTTGTACGCCGTGGCCTTATACCGGGAGACCGGCGTTTTTCCGCGCGGGCTGGGGGACCGGTTTCATTTTAAAATTCCGGTGTGGAGGCGGTTTCTGGAAAAATTCGGCGTGGTGGAGGGGACTCCCGAAAACTGCGCCCGGCTCATGAAGGCCGGGGATGACATCCTGGTCTATCCGGGCGGGGGCAGGGAGGTCTGCCGGCGCAAAGGGGAAATTCATAATCTCATCTGGAAGGAACGCTACGGCTTCGCCCGGCTGGCGATCAAGTACGGATACCCCATCCTTCCTATCGCCTCGCTGGGCCCGGACTACGCCTATTCCATATTCCTGGACGGCGGGGACGTGGTGAAATCCCGGCCCGGGCGGCTGCTTTCCAAAATTCCCGGGCTTCTGGATTTGGTCAGGGAGGGGGAGGCCATTCCTCCCCTGGCCCGAGGGCTTGGACTTAGCGTGCTGCCAAGGCCGGAGCGCTTTTATTGCTATTTTGGCAGGCCCATCGACACGGCCCCTTATAAGGGATGCGAGGACGATCCCATAGTCCTGGAGGAAGTGCGGGAAACGGCGGCGGGCGCCATCAACGAGATGATGGCCAGCTTGAAAAAATACCGGCAAAGCGATCCCGAAGTCGGGCTGGTGCGCAGGATATTGAATAAGTTTTAA
- a CDS encoding DNA-3-methyladenine glycosylase I: MKARCPWPGDDPDYIVYHDLEWGLPCHDDRRLFEFLILEGAQAGLAWITILRKRANYNKAFDAFDPEKIARYDETRMEALAQDAGIIRNRLKIKSAVQNARAFLKVQEEFGSFDSYIWNFVDGAPIKNAWKTMDEVPAQTPLAQTLSKDLKKRGFNFVGPTICYAYMQSMGMVNDHLVDCFRYSEV; this comes from the coding sequence ATGAAAGCACGCTGCCCATGGCCCGGGGACGACCCGGATTACATCGTCTATCACGACTTGGAGTGGGGCCTGCCCTGTCACGACGACCGCAGGCTGTTTGAGTTTTTGATTTTGGAAGGCGCCCAGGCCGGCTTGGCCTGGATTACCATTCTGCGTAAGAGGGCCAACTATAACAAAGCCTTTGACGCATTCGATCCCGAAAAAATCGCCCGGTACGACGAAACCAGGATGGAGGCCCTGGCCCAGGACGCCGGAATTATCCGCAACCGCCTTAAGATCAAATCCGCCGTGCAGAACGCCCGGGCTTTTCTCAAGGTTCAGGAAGAATTCGGGTCCTTTGATTCCTACATATGGAATTTTGTGGACGGAGCGCCCATCAAAAACGCCTGGAAGACCATGGACGAGGTTCCGGCTCAAACCCCTTTGGCCCAGACTCTCAGCAAGGATTTGAAGAAAAGAGGCTTTAATTTCGTCGGCCCGACCATTTGCTACGCCTACATGCAGTCCATGGGCATGGTTAACGATCACCTTGTGGACTGTTTCAGATACAGCGAAGTTTAG
- a CDS encoding DNA-3-methyladenine glycosylase I, with amino-acid sequence MKTRCSWTGADPDLIAYHDLEWGLPCHDDQKLFEFLVLDGAQAGLAWVTILRRRANYRKAFDAFDPAKIARYDETKMEALARDSGIIRNRLKIKSAVQNARAFLKVREEFGSFDSYIWRFVDGTPIKNAWKTWEEAPAQTPLAKALSKDLKIRGFNFVGPTICYAFMQTIGMVNDHQADCFRYNQI; translated from the coding sequence ATGAAAACACGCTGCTCATGGACCGGGGCCGACCCGGATTTAATCGCTTATCACGACCTGGAATGGGGCCTGCCTTGCCATGACGACCAAAAGCTGTTCGAGTTTTTGGTTCTGGACGGCGCCCAGGCCGGGTTGGCCTGGGTGACTATCTTGCGCAGGCGGGCGAATTATCGCAAGGCCTTTGACGCCTTTGATCCGGCAAAAATCGCCCGATACGACGAAACCAAAATGGAAGCCCTGGCCCGGGACTCCGGGATTATCCGAAATCGCCTGAAGATCAAATCCGCCGTACAAAACGCCCGGGCCTTTCTTAAGGTCCGGGAGGAGTTCGGGTCCTTTGACTCCTACATCTGGCGCTTTGTGGACGGGACGCCCATCAAGAACGCCTGGAAAACCTGGGAGGAGGCTCCGGCCCAGACCCCATTGGCCAAGGCCCTGAGCAAGGATTTGAAGATAAGGGGCTTTAATTTCGTCGGCCCGACCATTTGCTACGCATTCATGCAGACCATTGGCATGGTCAACGACCACCAGGCGGATTGCTTCAGATACAACCAGATCTAA
- a CDS encoding 3-hydroxyacyl-CoA dehydrogenase yields the protein MEFKKVLILGAGTMGHQIGFLCASKGLDVAVYDISEESLAFAQDRAAKLGRRFVRMGKLTQEEAEATLNRMSFTSDAAAAAEGADIVNESVPEVPKLKGKVFAQFNELCPENVIFTTNTSTLMPSAFAEATGRPEKFAALHFHDVSFNNVVDIMPHPGTAPETIEAVKAFSDQMELVSIVLKKESPGYVFNALLTEWLRAAQSLAARGVAEPQDVDRAWMGVMGVHTGPFAIMDSIGLDTCHHITEYWSTYDDDPRLKENAAFLQTYVDKGELGAKTGKGFYNYPGPEFTKPDFINKGK from the coding sequence ATGGAATTTAAAAAGGTATTGATCCTGGGAGCGGGCACCATGGGGCACCAGATCGGTTTTTTGTGCGCCAGCAAGGGCCTGGACGTGGCGGTGTACGATATCAGCGAAGAGAGCCTGGCTTTCGCCCAGGACAGGGCGGCCAAATTAGGCCGGCGCTTTGTAAGGATGGGCAAGCTGACCCAGGAGGAAGCGGAAGCTACGTTGAACCGCATGAGTTTCACCAGCGACGCTGCCGCAGCCGCCGAAGGCGCGGACATTGTCAACGAATCCGTGCCTGAAGTTCCCAAGCTGAAGGGCAAGGTTTTCGCCCAGTTTAACGAACTATGCCCTGAAAACGTCATTTTTACGACCAACACCTCCACCCTGATGCCTTCGGCCTTTGCGGAAGCCACGGGAAGGCCGGAAAAATTCGCGGCCCTGCATTTTCATGACGTCTCCTTCAACAATGTCGTGGACATCATGCCTCATCCGGGTACGGCGCCCGAGACCATCGAGGCTGTCAAGGCTTTTAGCGATCAGATGGAACTGGTCTCCATCGTCCTGAAAAAGGAAAGCCCGGGCTACGTCTTCAACGCCCTTTTGACCGAATGGCTCCGGGCGGCTCAATCCCTGGCGGCGCGCGGCGTGGCCGAACCCCAGGATGTTGACCGCGCCTGGATGGGCGTCATGGGCGTCCACACGGGACCCTTCGCCATCATGGACTCCATCGGCCTGGACACCTGCCATCACATCACCGAGTATTGGTCCACATACGACGACGACCCCAGGCTGAAGGAAAACGCAGCCTTTTTACAAACCTACGTGGATAAGGGGGAATTGGGCGCAAAGACGGGCAAGGGCTTTTACAACTATCCCGGCCCTGAGTTCACCAAGCCTGATTTCATCAACAAGGGAAAATAG
- a CDS encoding SDR family oxidoreductase, which translates to MAVNFSLEGKIALITGASRGIGEAIAHTLAENGAHCILVSRKAEALEKVAQDIRDKGGKADVIPCHMGYVDKIDALFQEVEKRFGRLDILVNNAAANPYYGPMENADEAVYDKTLDVNLKGPFFMCKFAAPIMRKGGGGAIVNTSSVNGINPAKFRGIYSITKAALIMLTRAYAMELGPDNIRVNALLPGLTRTKFAQALFDDDDVKEFVTSTLPLRRHAEPIEMAGAVLYLVSEAGSYTTGATLTVDGGSLCRE; encoded by the coding sequence ATGGCAGTCAACTTTTCCCTGGAAGGAAAAATCGCCCTGATCACCGGCGCAAGCCGCGGAATCGGGGAGGCTATTGCCCATACATTGGCGGAAAACGGCGCCCACTGCATCCTGGTCAGCCGGAAGGCCGAAGCCTTGGAAAAGGTGGCCCAGGACATTAGGGACAAAGGCGGCAAAGCGGATGTGATTCCCTGCCATATGGGATATGTGGACAAGATCGACGCCTTGTTCCAGGAAGTGGAAAAGCGCTTTGGAAGGCTGGACATCCTGGTGAACAACGCCGCCGCCAATCCGTATTACGGCCCCATGGAAAACGCAGATGAAGCGGTTTATGACAAGACTCTGGACGTCAACCTCAAGGGCCCGTTCTTCATGTGCAAGTTTGCGGCGCCGATCATGAGAAAGGGCGGAGGCGGCGCCATTGTCAATACGTCCTCGGTCAACGGGATTAATCCCGCCAAGTTCCGCGGCATCTACTCCATCACCAAGGCGGCCCTCATCATGCTGACCCGGGCGTACGCCATGGAGTTGGGGCCTGACAACATTCGCGTCAACGCCCTGCTGCCCGGGTTGACAAGGACCAAGTTCGCCCAGGCTCTCTTTGACGACGACGACGTGAAGGAATTCGTCACCAGCACGCTGCCCTTGCGCAGGCACGCCGAACCTATTGAAATGGCCGGGGCTGTGTTGTATCTGGTCTCCGAGGCCGGATCCTACACCACGGGAGCGACCTTGACGGTGGACGGCGGAAGCCTTTGCAGAGAATAA
- a CDS encoding class I SAM-dependent methyltransferase, whose translation MEKGYSQNAGLYASFYEGVSPEQAYAPWLHLLPKPGAKVLDVGAGSGRDASWLEKRGCQATAVEPSAAMRERARELRPQSSVRWIDDSLPLLNAVLSLNEKFVLILLNAVWIHVSPDQRPAAMESLAALLDSNGVLVITLRHGPSPDQRVMHPCSAQSLERLAAEQGLKIILHADLPDLLGRDEVSWTHMAFTQAAGETDEKSL comes from the coding sequence ATGGAAAAAGGCTACTCCCAAAACGCCGGCCTATACGCCTCCTTTTACGAAGGCGTGAGCCCGGAGCAGGCCTACGCCCCATGGCTGCATCTGCTGCCCAAGCCGGGCGCCAAAGTTTTGGACGTGGGCGCCGGATCGGGCAGGGACGCTTCCTGGCTGGAAAAGAGGGGATGCCAGGCGACCGCCGTGGAGCCCTCGGCCGCCATGCGAGAAAGGGCCAGGGAGCTTCGCCCCCAATCCTCGGTCCGGTGGATTGACGACAGCCTTCCCCTGCTGAACGCAGTCCTGAGCCTAAACGAAAAATTCGTCCTGATTCTGCTGAACGCTGTATGGATTCATGTATCTCCCGACCAAAGACCCGCCGCCATGGAATCCCTGGCAGCCCTTTTGGATTCAAACGGGGTCTTGGTCATAACCCTGAGGCACGGCCCCTCGCCCGACCAAAGGGTGATGCATCCGTGTTCGGCCCAATCCCTTGAAAGGCTGGCGGCCGAACAGGGGCTGAAAATAATCCTGCACGCTGATCTGCCTGACCTCTTGGGCAGAGACGAGGTCTCCTGGACCCACATGGCCTTCACCCAGGCGGCCGGCGAGACGGACGAAAAATCTTTGTAA